The following proteins are encoded in a genomic region of Candidatus Hydrogenedentota bacterium:
- a CDS encoding DUF1559 domain-containing protein has product MVRRAGFTLIELLVVIAIIGIMAAILLPALARARENARRASCQNNLAQIGLALSIYAQENKGEFPWSGGGNNADCLLNLCPDYLTDIHTIVCPSDANGNFDSSEGEPPRLTNSTLNGENSVRISYDYLGAYTLKPFCMPPPEQGIPRTPLMWDIGVTGNSSGYNHVPGGSNVLFMNGAIEFVNSAGWYKPNLPGRPEGVDPSILPSPDAFQQGLASDDPPDWRPQRRRSR; this is encoded by the coding sequence ATGGTAAGGCGCGCGGGATTCACGCTCATTGAACTATTGGTGGTGATCGCAATCATAGGGATTATGGCCGCGATCCTCCTGCCTGCTTTGGCGCGCGCACGTGAAAATGCGCGACGCGCGAGTTGTCAGAATAATCTCGCCCAGATCGGGCTGGCGTTGTCCATCTACGCTCAGGAGAATAAGGGGGAATTCCCGTGGTCCGGCGGTGGCAACAACGCCGATTGTCTCTTGAACCTCTGCCCCGATTATCTGACCGATATTCACACTATCGTGTGCCCCTCCGATGCGAATGGCAATTTTGATTCCTCTGAGGGTGAACCGCCCCGGCTTACAAACTCAACCTTGAACGGAGAAAACAGCGTCCGGATAAGCTACGACTATCTCGGTGCGTACACCTTGAAACCATTCTGCATGCCACCACCGGAACAAGGCATCCCTCGCACGCCGCTCATGTGGGATATCGGCGTCACGGGAAACAGTAGCGGCTACAACCACGTTCCGGGCGGCAGCAACGTTCTGTTTATGAATGGAGCAATTGAATTTGTGAATTCGGCAGGCTGGTACAAGCCCAACCTCCCGGGGAGGCCCGAGGGAGTGGACCCTTCGATCTTGCCCTCCCCTGATGCTTTTCAGCAGGGTCTAGCTTCCGATGATCCCCCGGATTGGCGCCCGCAGCGGAGAAGGTCTAGGTAG
- a CDS encoding response regulator — MSDESPRLSAHLEQAYTEALTLSHSGIILCTFDGVILETSGDVAPILGLDGPDASRRLVGTRITELVIPLLTEDSILDTVREQGAFPATERFFHTLSGELKCVRLDARRIADPASGAECVQIVAHDISDLKSVEVELRRRTELQELVTRISTEFINVRPDSLRESMARALADIGAFLTVDVASAILLTPDRKSIQDVLEWNVGEFPTIKEVLQGRQAMEYPWILERLERGEAVFIAGSDGLPPAAEREQNVLRELGIRSLMAMPLIAGQSYMGLVVVVLFDEERVWSADEVALLRLASEIFSGAIERKRAEEELHKRIGFERIINTISAQFINVDPSEIGAEIDQALRLLGEFVNADRCYMSMFSDQEDVVVGGYEWCAPGVQSQYDILHGKNVRTTLVWAERQFYQHNCLIISSLSELPPEAAAERALFEAQSIKSLLNVPITVGRKLIGLLGFETVYDERVWTEDTLAMASLMGQALGNAVVRKRAEEERRSLEEQIWHAQKLESLGVLAGGIAHDFNNLLMAILGNASLARLHVSGDSPALECIEHIEKASQHAAELTNQMLAYAGKGALSIGLVSMSKLASEMISLLETSVSKKARIDLNLDPDTPLIKGDTGQLRQVVMNLVTNASDAVGDSGGTIHLSTGMVYVDESMLSEMVMAEGFQCGECVFLEVNDTGCGMDEETKRRVFDPFFSTKFTGRGLGLAAVLGIVRGHHGAIHLESSPGKGTTFLVYFPPAGATEVSHSEEREAASSEWQAWGGILVVDDEEEVRRVAQALLERRGFQVFMASDGVEALEVYREHASEIRAVLLDMTMPNMGGRETYEALSKLNPNLPVAFSSGYMELEELEPFHEQENVAFIQKPYSIQALHETIARLLGM; from the coding sequence ATGTCTGATGAATCCCCACGCCTGTCCGCGCATCTGGAGCAGGCGTACACTGAAGCCCTGACGCTATCTCATTCAGGGATTATTCTCTGCACTTTCGATGGGGTCATCCTGGAAACCAGTGGAGACGTAGCCCCTATTCTGGGACTTGACGGGCCTGATGCTTCGAGACGGCTCGTTGGTACACGAATCACTGAGCTAGTAATTCCCCTGCTGACTGAAGACTCAATTCTGGATACAGTCCGCGAGCAGGGCGCATTTCCTGCGACCGAGCGCTTCTTCCACACCCTGTCAGGTGAATTGAAATGCGTACGGCTGGACGCGCGCCGCATTGCCGATCCCGCGTCGGGTGCTGAATGCGTTCAAATTGTTGCACATGACATCTCTGACCTGAAATCCGTCGAAGTGGAACTGCGCAGACGTACCGAACTTCAGGAATTGGTGACGCGTATTTCCACGGAATTCATAAACGTGCGACCCGATTCGCTTCGGGAATCCATGGCGCGGGCGCTGGCGGATATTGGCGCTTTTCTGACCGTCGATGTTGCCAGCGCGATTCTTCTGACTCCAGACCGGAAGTCGATACAAGATGTGCTGGAATGGAATGTGGGTGAATTCCCCACCATTAAGGAGGTGTTGCAGGGCCGTCAGGCAATGGAATACCCGTGGATTCTGGAGCGCCTGGAACGCGGAGAGGCTGTGTTTATCGCAGGCTCCGATGGGCTGCCTCCGGCGGCGGAACGCGAGCAGAATGTACTGAGAGAATTGGGGATTCGTTCGCTGATGGCCATGCCACTCATTGCGGGGCAGTCCTATATGGGGCTGGTCGTGGTTGTTCTCTTCGACGAAGAGCGTGTGTGGTCGGCGGACGAAGTGGCTCTCCTACGTCTCGCCTCGGAGATTTTCTCGGGCGCGATAGAGCGCAAACGCGCTGAAGAAGAGCTGCACAAGCGAATTGGATTCGAACGCATCATCAATACGATTTCCGCGCAGTTCATCAACGTTGATCCCAGCGAAATCGGCGCCGAAATCGATCAGGCATTGAGATTGCTCGGTGAATTCGTGAACGCCGATCGCTGTTACATGTCTATGTTCTCCGATCAGGAAGACGTTGTTGTCGGAGGATATGAGTGGTGCGCGCCCGGTGTCCAATCGCAGTACGACATCCTGCACGGCAAGAACGTGCGCACGACCCTCGTGTGGGCCGAGCGGCAATTCTATCAGCACAACTGCCTCATTATTTCCAGTCTCTCCGAATTGCCTCCGGAAGCGGCCGCCGAACGCGCCTTGTTCGAAGCGCAAAGCATCAAGTCACTTCTGAACGTACCCATCACGGTCGGACGAAAACTCATTGGCCTACTGGGGTTCGAGACGGTTTACGACGAACGCGTTTGGACCGAGGACACGCTGGCCATGGCAAGCCTGATGGGTCAGGCATTAGGCAATGCCGTCGTGCGGAAACGAGCCGAGGAGGAGCGGCGCAGCCTCGAAGAGCAAATTTGGCACGCGCAGAAACTTGAAAGTCTCGGTGTGCTTGCAGGCGGCATCGCGCACGATTTCAACAATCTTCTTATGGCCATTCTTGGCAATGCGAGTCTTGCGCGTCTCCACGTTTCCGGCGATTCGCCGGCACTCGAGTGTATCGAGCACATTGAGAAGGCATCTCAGCACGCGGCCGAACTCACGAATCAGATGTTGGCCTACGCCGGAAAAGGCGCCCTGAGTATTGGTCTCGTGAGTATGTCCAAATTGGCTTCCGAGATGATATCGCTGCTGGAAACCTCGGTATCCAAGAAGGCTCGAATTGATTTGAATCTGGACCCCGACACGCCCCTCATCAAGGGTGACACCGGACAATTGCGCCAGGTGGTCATGAACCTCGTGACAAATGCATCGGATGCCGTGGGCGATTCCGGGGGCACGATCCACCTCTCAACGGGGATGGTGTACGTGGACGAGTCAATGTTGAGCGAAATGGTCATGGCGGAAGGCTTCCAATGCGGCGAATGCGTGTTCCTGGAAGTCAACGACACTGGTTGCGGCATGGATGAAGAGACGAAGCGGCGCGTTTTCGATCCGTTCTTCAGCACAAAGTTCACCGGGCGAGGTCTTGGACTTGCCGCCGTGCTTGGCATTGTCAGAGGGCACCACGGAGCTATTCATCTTGAAAGCTCGCCCGGGAAGGGCACGACGTTTCTAGTCTATTTTCCACCGGCGGGTGCGACGGAAGTGTCCCACTCCGAAGAACGCGAAGCAGCTTCCTCGGAGTGGCAGGCTTGGGGCGGAATCCTTGTGGTAGACGATGAGGAAGAGGTTCGCAGAGTGGCGCAGGCGCTGTTGGAGCGTCGAGGGTTCCAGGTGTTTATGGCGTCCGACGGCGTGGAGGCACTCGAAGTATACCGCGAGCATGCCAGTGAGATTCGAGCCGTGTTACTCGATATGACCATGCCCAATATGGGCGGGCGCGAAACCTATGAAGCGTTGTCGAAACTGAATCCCAATCTTCCCGTCGCATTCTCAAGCGGATATATGGAACTTGAAGAGCTGGAACCGTTTCATGAACAAGAGAACGTCGCCTTCATTCAGAAACCGTATTCGATTCAGGCGCTTCACGAGACCATTGCGCGGTTGCTTGGGATGTAG
- a CDS encoding two-component system response regulator, whose amino-acid sequence MEANLNSVHQQPVLLIVDDIPGNIELMRRLLAPKGYEVREATGGKVALEMVGIDPPDVILLDLIMPDMNGFEVCERLKRDLATRHIPVIIVTGMAEHEANIRALEAGADDFLTRPIDPVLLEARIRSSVKSKALQDQIMRYQRRLEDDNVALEERVRERTTQLERTQQVTVFSLARLAESRDPETGEHLDRMRRYVREIAIELGNRAKYESIVDSGFIETLYYSSPLHDIGKVGVPDAILLKPGKLTHDEFDIMKTHTLIGGDTLKAADTEAGGNSFLTMGRDIAYFHHEKWDGGGYPFGLKGEDIPLPARILALGDAYDALTSRRPYKEPFTHEMSKDIIVKASGTHFDPEIVDAFLARENKFINIHGAFEDRGHPTHIEQVMKTLERLHAMEGQREVSSNHAS is encoded by the coding sequence ATGGAAGCCAACCTTAACAGCGTCCATCAGCAGCCCGTTTTGCTTATAGTCGACGATATTCCAGGGAATATCGAACTGATGCGCCGTCTGCTTGCCCCAAAGGGGTACGAGGTGCGCGAGGCCACCGGGGGCAAAGTAGCACTCGAAATGGTGGGAATCGATCCACCCGATGTGATTCTCCTCGACCTCATTATGCCGGACATGAACGGGTTCGAAGTGTGCGAACGGCTCAAGCGGGATCTGGCAACGAGGCATATTCCCGTGATCATTGTTACGGGAATGGCCGAGCACGAAGCCAACATACGCGCCTTGGAAGCAGGAGCAGACGATTTCCTGACGCGGCCCATCGATCCGGTTCTGCTTGAGGCGCGCATCCGCAGTTCCGTGAAATCGAAAGCGCTCCAAGATCAAATCATGCGTTATCAGCGGCGTCTGGAAGACGACAATGTGGCGCTTGAGGAGCGTGTGCGCGAACGCACGACGCAACTTGAACGGACGCAACAGGTGACGGTGTTTTCGCTGGCGCGCCTGGCGGAATCGCGCGATCCGGAAACGGGCGAGCATCTTGATCGAATGCGGCGATACGTACGCGAGATCGCGATAGAATTGGGAAATCGCGCAAAGTACGAGAGCATTGTCGACAGTGGTTTCATTGAGACGCTCTATTATTCGAGTCCGCTTCACGATATCGGGAAAGTGGGGGTGCCAGACGCTATTTTGCTCAAACCTGGCAAGCTAACCCACGACGAGTTCGATATCATGAAGACGCATACGCTGATCGGGGGCGACACGCTCAAGGCGGCCGACACGGAAGCGGGCGGGAATTCGTTCCTGACGATGGGGCGCGATATCGCATATTTTCACCATGAGAAATGGGACGGCGGCGGATATCCGTTTGGACTCAAAGGGGAGGACATCCCACTGCCCGCACGGATTCTGGCACTGGGAGATGCGTATGACGCGCTGACGTCGCGAAGGCCCTACAAAGAACCTTTCACGCACGAGATGTCCAAAGACATCATCGTGAAGGCGTCGGGCACTCATTTCGATCCGGAGATCGTGGACGCATTTCTCGCGCGCGAGAACAAGTTCATCAACATCCATGGCGCGTTCGAGGACAGGGGACACCCCACTCACATCGAGCAGGTCATGAAGACCCTTGAGCGTCTTCATGCCATGGAAGGTCAGCGGGAAGTCTCATCGAACCACGCGAGTTAG
- a CDS encoding beta-galactosidase: protein MRISVLTAIVLVAVGAAVAVEPSPTFESLQALLDSRVEKWRFQLGDTPGAERPDFDDSSWQRVEPGFKWWPHDSIAWFRTRVTIPESVSGIPVVGHAVRLRVGVDNKAQPYVNGVAQPAFDWDKGDVLLTESARPGEVITVALRAINEPGNGQLMRAYLTTNAGDAIATDLTAFMSELDRALSDQAYLSGPEARHWKTLVEHAIQTLDLDAYRAGNAGPFKKSLAAARSVLVSDKRELESRLAHVAKRLEKLKLRIDEARQFGNSGVAYFELDARVIESFLQYVREDVAEENLEHQIRGLKAARYIDALCSTSNAALARVLRERTILEPFPRYQTGPVEIRDGNFYQGNQPIFFTGVGHFGQVRSDTPILTQYGLNIIQIEIGPNSVLPARGIVNADAIRENIVKALDNAAAHNVMVNVLISPHYFPEWALDEHPELRECGMGFLKYCIDAPESREILRQFVSVLMPIISGHPALHSICLSNEPQYKGRCAYSRQAFHEWLQKRHSSLNAANAAYGTSYASFDDVPVPDDALNYALFFDWCCFNQDRFVAFHEFLRDEIRKYDANIPVHAKVMSQAFEEPGRFEAGIDYEAFPQLGTISGNDCWNDFETEKTGEYQQRWLIMAMNYTLQHSVAPANPIFNSENHIIVDGDKHYIPACHIRTAYWLEALHGQGATTTWVWDRGQSGDLAENILTRVDCVHGLGKIALDLNRLAPQVAALQHAKAEAAIFFSHASLLPSRNYVEEAKAAFEGAYFTDTTFDFVTESQAVAGRLKDYKLVLVPSASHVPQPVYEAFQEYLNAGGTLIVTDDSFACDEYGRPRNEVLKAQDATQLRRYSRPMPARAYREVIDVALDEADVNRPLRLEGPHGEIVWGVNLRTTASGGKLLASLVNLTRVPKTVCIRDAGEIAAARDLLTNESVDFPATLNPLDPVLLEIQPARADSDH, encoded by the coding sequence ATGCGCATATCTGTGCTGACGGCAATCGTACTGGTTGCCGTGGGGGCTGCTGTTGCCGTTGAGCCCTCGCCGACCTTTGAATCGCTGCAGGCATTGCTGGATTCCCGCGTCGAAAAATGGCGGTTCCAGTTGGGGGACACGCCCGGCGCGGAGCGGCCTGACTTTGACGATTCAAGCTGGCAACGCGTGGAGCCCGGCTTCAAATGGTGGCCCCACGACTCCATCGCCTGGTTTCGAACGCGCGTAACCATCCCGGAAAGCGTGAGCGGCATCCCTGTTGTGGGGCACGCAGTCCGCCTGCGCGTCGGTGTCGACAACAAAGCTCAACCCTACGTGAACGGAGTGGCTCAACCGGCATTCGACTGGGATAAAGGCGACGTTCTGCTTACGGAATCGGCGCGTCCTGGTGAGGTGATCACGGTTGCCCTGCGGGCAATCAACGAACCCGGCAACGGCCAACTCATGCGCGCGTACCTGACGACAAATGCCGGCGATGCCATTGCCACCGACCTGACCGCATTCATGTCTGAATTAGACCGTGCCCTGTCTGACCAGGCGTACCTTTCAGGTCCGGAGGCACGGCACTGGAAGACTCTCGTAGAGCACGCGATCCAAACGCTTGACCTAGACGCCTATCGCGCGGGCAACGCAGGACCTTTCAAGAAATCCTTGGCCGCGGCGCGCTCGGTGCTGGTCTCGGATAAGCGTGAATTGGAGTCTCGTCTCGCTCATGTGGCGAAGCGTCTGGAGAAACTGAAACTCCGGATCGACGAAGCCAGGCAATTCGGCAACTCGGGTGTTGCTTACTTCGAATTGGACGCTCGTGTCATTGAGAGCTTCCTCCAGTACGTCAGGGAAGACGTCGCGGAGGAAAACCTGGAGCACCAGATTCGCGGCTTGAAAGCGGCCCGGTACATTGACGCGCTGTGTTCAACGAGTAATGCCGCGCTTGCGCGCGTCCTTCGAGAAAGGACCATCCTTGAGCCTTTCCCTCGCTATCAAACCGGGCCGGTCGAAATTCGCGATGGAAACTTCTATCAGGGAAACCAGCCCATCTTCTTCACCGGAGTCGGCCATTTCGGGCAAGTGCGCAGCGACACCCCGATCCTCACGCAATATGGACTGAACATCATTCAGATCGAGATCGGTCCCAACAGTGTTCTTCCCGCTCGCGGCATCGTAAACGCGGACGCCATTCGCGAGAATATCGTCAAAGCCCTCGACAATGCTGCCGCGCACAACGTGATGGTCAATGTCCTGATTTCGCCGCATTATTTCCCCGAGTGGGCGCTTGATGAACATCCTGAACTGCGCGAATGCGGTATGGGCTTCCTGAAGTACTGCATCGATGCGCCCGAATCGCGCGAGATTCTGCGACAATTCGTCAGCGTTCTCATGCCCATAATTTCCGGTCACCCGGCGTTGCACAGCATATGTCTGAGCAATGAGCCTCAATACAAAGGCCGTTGCGCGTATTCGCGTCAGGCATTCCACGAATGGTTACAGAAACGGCATTCGTCTCTGAATGCGGCGAATGCTGCGTACGGCACTTCCTACGCGTCGTTCGACGACGTGCCCGTGCCGGATGATGCATTGAACTATGCTTTGTTCTTCGATTGGTGTTGTTTCAACCAGGACCGTTTCGTCGCATTTCACGAGTTCCTGCGGGACGAGATCCGGAAGTACGATGCCAACATTCCCGTGCACGCCAAAGTCATGTCGCAAGCCTTCGAGGAACCCGGCCGGTTTGAAGCAGGCATCGACTACGAAGCATTCCCGCAACTCGGGACTATTTCGGGGAACGATTGCTGGAATGACTTCGAAACCGAAAAGACCGGTGAGTACCAGCAGCGTTGGCTGATCATGGCGATGAATTACACGCTCCAGCATTCGGTTGCGCCGGCCAATCCCATCTTTAATTCCGAGAATCACATCATTGTGGACGGTGACAAACACTACATCCCCGCGTGCCACATTCGCACAGCCTATTGGCTCGAAGCCTTGCACGGACAAGGAGCAACGACAACGTGGGTGTGGGACAGAGGGCAATCCGGCGATCTCGCCGAGAACATCCTTACGCGAGTGGACTGCGTACATGGACTCGGCAAAATTGCGCTTGACCTCAACCGGCTGGCTCCGCAAGTTGCCGCGCTCCAGCATGCAAAAGCGGAAGCCGCCATCTTCTTCTCGCACGCGTCGCTTCTGCCCTCTCGCAACTACGTTGAAGAGGCCAAAGCCGCTTTCGAGGGTGCGTACTTCACGGATACCACATTCGATTTCGTCACCGAATCCCAAGCTGTCGCGGGAAGACTGAAGGACTACAAACTCGTGCTCGTACCTTCGGCATCGCACGTCCCGCAGCCGGTCTACGAAGCCTTTCAAGAGTATCTCAATGCAGGCGGAACGTTAATCGTCACAGATGACTCGTTCGCATGCGATGAATACGGGCGGCCTCGCAACGAGGTGCTGAAAGCGCAAGATGCCACACAGCTTCGCAGGTATAGCCGTCCCATGCCCGCGCGCGCGTATCGCGAAGTCATTGATGTCGCCCTTGACGAAGCGGACGTTAACCGTCCGTTGCGCCTTGAGGGTCCGCATGGCGAGATCGTGTGGGGCGTGAACCTTCGAACAACGGCTTCGGGAGGCAAGCTGCTGGCGAGTCTCGTCAACCTCACGCGAGTGCCAAAGACCGTTTGTATACGTGACGCGGGAGAAATTGCTGCCGCGAGAGACCTGTTGACAAATGAATCCGTCGACTTTCCCGCGACGCTCAACCCCCTCGATCCGGTGTTGCTCGAAATTCAACCAGCACGCGCCGATTCGGATCATTGA
- a CDS encoding DNA adenine methylase, whose protein sequence is MSFMRSTQAMPRPFLKWAGGKRQLLDALLKQAERANPFTQYHEPFVGGGALFFELRRMNRLEGKQAFLSDTNSRLIDAYLAVRQDVERVIDLLKVHASNHSEEYYYKVRSQSPQELCAKAARIIYLNKTGYNGLFRENSKGEFNVPYGRYKNPCICDEENLRAVSCALTDTHIEARSFETVLDYARKGDFVYFDPPYHPVSKTSSFTRYSMHGFGPADQERLAETALKLHKRGVKVLLSNSMTPFIRSLYRENFHIGKVMASRQINSNAEKRGQIAEALVRSY, encoded by the coding sequence ATGAGCTTCATGAGAAGTACACAAGCAATGCCTCGCCCATTCTTGAAATGGGCCGGCGGCAAACGCCAGCTTCTCGATGCGTTGTTGAAGCAGGCAGAACGCGCGAATCCTTTCACGCAATATCACGAGCCGTTTGTGGGAGGCGGTGCTCTGTTCTTTGAGTTGCGGCGTATGAACCGCCTCGAAGGCAAGCAGGCATTTCTGAGCGACACGAATAGCCGTCTTATAGACGCCTATCTGGCCGTGAGGCAAGACGTGGAGCGCGTGATCGATCTTCTGAAGGTGCACGCGAGCAATCACAGCGAAGAGTATTACTACAAGGTGCGTTCCCAATCTCCGCAAGAGTTGTGTGCGAAGGCGGCGCGAATCATCTACCTGAACAAGACGGGATACAACGGCCTATTCCGCGAGAACAGCAAGGGGGAATTCAACGTCCCCTATGGACGTTATAAGAATCCTTGCATCTGCGATGAAGAGAATCTGCGAGCCGTGTCTTGCGCCCTCACGGATACGCACATCGAAGCCCGTTCGTTTGAAACCGTACTCGACTACGCCCGAAAAGGCGACTTTGTCTATTTCGATCCACCCTACCATCCGGTGTCGAAGACATCGTCATTTACCCGATACAGCATGCACGGCTTCGGACCGGCAGACCAGGAACGGCTTGCGGAAACCGCCCTCAAACTGCACAAACGCGGCGTGAAAGTTCTCCTCTCGAATTCAATGACGCCTTTCATACGTAGTCTTTACAGAGAGAACTTTCACATCGGCAAAGTCATGGCATCACGGCAAATAAATAGCAACGCCGAGAAACGCGGACAGATAGCAGAGGCCCTTGTCAGAAGCTACTGA
- a CDS encoding response regulator — MWYDVGMLGAGCVMGHPNRILIVDDEAVIRELLCDILSDDGYSVDSMPGGPAALELLRAQDDFALLFTDIMMPEMDGIQLIREARKVRPSLIPIVMTGFATVETARAAVKEGAYDYVLKPFSLSEVKMAVSNALERYRLAAENTRLRDLTDIFEISEAMASIRQEKQLLEFVLNAALKQVGAERGSLMIASCDGKNLEIAASVGLPREAVNGLVEIGKGISGKVASSRQPILVENLGDHPELLLESRNLGDPSFVSLPLVSKFPRYTDLGEEKQILAVLNVCNKQDQGRFSDADLKTLSIVANHAAAAIDNVRTLRDLERAHLTTVEEMVRMIEARDEFTKGHGSKVRDISLMLAQNMGMSEQDLDILRVAGPLHDIGKLGVSGSVLAKNGRLNEDEWASVRQHTVIGHDLIKPIQFLNTAHLQVVRSHHERVDGSGYPDGLSGEAVPPLARVVAAADAYVAMSSPRPYREALSKNEIVGEFRKNGGSQFDGQVADLAVRLIENGEIQ, encoded by the coding sequence ATGTGGTATGATGTAGGTATGCTGGGCGCGGGTTGCGTTATGGGTCATCCAAACCGAATATTAATTGTTGACGATGAAGCCGTCATTCGGGAGTTGCTATGCGACATCCTCAGTGACGACGGCTATTCTGTTGACAGCATGCCTGGCGGGCCTGCGGCCCTGGAGCTGCTTCGGGCGCAGGACGATTTCGCTCTGCTCTTCACCGACATCATGATGCCCGAGATGGACGGTATCCAACTCATCCGCGAAGCACGCAAAGTGCGGCCCTCCCTTATACCGATCGTGATGACCGGGTTTGCCACCGTGGAAACCGCGCGAGCCGCGGTGAAGGAAGGCGCGTACGACTACGTACTGAAGCCATTCAGCCTGAGTGAGGTGAAAATGGCCGTCTCCAACGCGCTGGAGCGGTACAGGCTGGCGGCCGAGAACACGCGTTTACGAGATCTGACCGATATTTTCGAAATCAGCGAAGCGATGGCGAGTATCCGTCAGGAAAAGCAGCTTCTTGAGTTCGTGCTGAACGCGGCGCTGAAGCAGGTTGGGGCAGAGCGAGGTTCATTGATGATTGCTTCTTGCGACGGCAAGAACCTCGAAATCGCCGCGAGTGTAGGACTGCCGCGTGAGGCCGTGAACGGTCTGGTGGAAATTGGCAAGGGCATATCGGGCAAGGTGGCCTCAAGCAGACAACCGATCCTGGTCGAGAATCTGGGCGATCATCCGGAATTGCTGTTGGAGAGCAGAAACCTGGGTGATCCGTCGTTTGTCTCGTTGCCGCTGGTGAGCAAATTTCCCCGCTACACCGATCTCGGGGAAGAGAAGCAGATACTCGCCGTATTGAATGTCTGCAATAAGCAGGATCAGGGCCGATTCAGCGACGCGGACCTGAAGACGCTGAGCATCGTAGCGAATCATGCCGCGGCCGCCATCGACAACGTGCGCACGTTGCGCGATTTAGAGCGCGCGCATTTGACGACCGTTGAGGAAATGGTGCGCATGATCGAAGCGCGCGACGAGTTCACAAAGGGACACGGTTCCAAGGTTCGTGACATATCGCTTATGCTGGCGCAGAATATGGGGATGAGCGAACAGGACCTGGATATCTTGCGTGTGGCGGGTCCGTTGCACGACATTGGCAAGCTTGGTGTGAGCGGGTCGGTTTTGGCGAAAAATGGCCGGCTCAACGAAGACGAGTGGGCATCTGTTCGTCAGCACACGGTTATTGGCCACGACCTGATTAAGCCCATCCAGTTCTTGAATACCGCGCATTTGCAGGTGGTTCGCAGCCACCACGAGCGTGTCGACGGATCCGGTTACCCCGACGGGTTGTCGGGCGAGGCAGTCCCCCCCTTGGCGCGGGTAGTGGCCGCGGCAGACGCCTACGTTGCGATGTCGAGTCCGCGCCCGTATCGCGAAGCCCTATCCAAGAATGAGATCGTCGGCGAGTTCCGCAAGAATGGCGGCAGCCAGTTCGACGGTCAAGTAGCCGACCTTGCCGTAAGACTGATCGAGAACGGCGAGATTCAGTAG